From Pseudomonas fluorescens, one genomic window encodes:
- a CDS encoding alpha/beta hydrolase yields the protein MSEPLILHPAKAEDACVIWLHGLGADRFDFLPVAEALQETLQTTRFVLPQAPTRAVTINGGYEMPSWYDILAMSPARAIDREQLKASADRVIELIEQQRASGIDASRIFLAGFSQGGAVVLHTAFLKWQGALGGVLALSTYAPTFSETLELSASQQRIPVLCLHGQYDDVVQNSMGRSAYEHLKNRGVTVTWQEYPMGHEVLPEEIRDIGTWLADRLR from the coding sequence ATGAGCGAGCCCTTGATTCTTCACCCTGCCAAGGCCGAAGACGCCTGCGTCATCTGGCTGCATGGCCTGGGCGCCGACCGCTTCGACTTCTTGCCGGTGGCCGAAGCCCTGCAGGAAACCCTGCAAACCACGCGCTTCGTCCTGCCCCAGGCGCCGACCCGCGCCGTGACCATCAATGGCGGCTACGAGATGCCGAGCTGGTACGACATCCTGGCCATGAGTCCGGCCCGGGCAATCGACCGCGAACAACTGAAAGCTTCCGCCGATCGCGTCATCGAACTGATCGAACAACAGCGCGCCAGCGGAATAGACGCTTCGCGGATTTTCCTCGCGGGCTTTTCCCAGGGCGGCGCCGTGGTCCTGCACACGGCATTTCTTAAATGGCAGGGAGCATTGGGCGGTGTCCTGGCCCTCTCCACCTATGCCCCGACTTTCAGCGAGACACTCGAACTCTCGGCCAGCCAGCAGCGGATTCCGGTGCTGTGCCTGCACGGCCAGTACGACGACGTGGTGCAGAACTCGATGGGCCGTAGCGCCTACGAGCACCTGAAGAACCGTGGTGTCACCGTGACATGGCAGGAATACCCAATGGGGCACGAAGTGTTACCCGAGGAAATTCGCGACATTGGCACCTGGCTTGCCGACCGTTTGCGCTGA
- a CDS encoding amino acid ABC transporter substrate-binding protein: MKMLKSTLAVVTAAAVLGVSGFAQAGATLDAVQKKGFVQCGVSDGLPGFSVPDSTGKIVGIDADVCRAVAAAVFGDATKVKFSQLNAKERFTALQSGEIDLLSRNTTMTSSRDAGMGLKFPGFITYYDGIGFLVNNKLGVKSAKELDGATICIQAGTTTELNVSDYFRGNGLKYTPITFDTSDESAKSLESGRCDVLTSDKSQLFAQRSKLAAPKDYVVLPETISKEPLGPVVRNGDDEWLAIVRWVGYAMLNAEEAGITSKNVEAEAKSTKNPDVARLLGSDGEYGKDLKVKKDWVVQIVKQVGNYGEVFEKNLGKSTPLEIDRGLNALWNNGGIQYAPPVR; the protein is encoded by the coding sequence ATGAAGATGTTGAAATCCACCCTGGCAGTCGTCACTGCGGCCGCAGTACTCGGCGTCAGCGGGTTTGCCCAGGCGGGCGCAACCCTGGATGCGGTGCAAAAGAAAGGTTTCGTACAGTGCGGTGTCAGCGATGGCCTGCCAGGCTTCTCGGTTCCAGACTCCACCGGCAAGATCGTCGGTATCGATGCTGACGTCTGCCGTGCGGTAGCCGCTGCAGTGTTCGGCGACGCGACCAAGGTCAAATTCAGTCAGTTGAACGCCAAGGAGCGCTTCACCGCGCTGCAATCCGGTGAGATCGATCTGCTGTCGCGCAACACCACCATGACCAGCTCCCGTGACGCGGGCATGGGCCTGAAATTCCCGGGCTTCATTACCTATTACGACGGCATCGGCTTCCTGGTGAACAACAAGCTGGGCGTGAAAAGTGCCAAGGAACTGGATGGCGCAACCATCTGCATCCAGGCCGGTACCACCACCGAGCTGAACGTTTCCGACTACTTCCGCGGCAATGGCCTGAAGTACACCCCGATCACCTTCGACACCTCCGATGAAAGCGCCAAGTCGCTGGAATCCGGTCGTTGCGACGTGCTGACCTCCGACAAGTCGCAACTGTTCGCCCAGCGCAGCAAGTTGGCCGCGCCGAAAGACTACGTGGTCCTGCCGGAAACCATTTCCAAGGAACCACTGGGCCCGGTCGTACGTAATGGCGACGACGAGTGGCTGGCCATCGTGCGCTGGGTGGGCTACGCCATGCTCAACGCCGAAGAGGCGGGCATCACGTCGAAGAACGTCGAGGCTGAAGCCAAGAGCACCAAGAACCCGGACGTCGCCCGTTTGCTGGGTAGCGACGGCGAGTACGGCAAAGACCTGAAAGTGAAGAAAGACTGGGTCGTGCAGATCGTCAAACAGGTCGGCAACTACGGTGAGGTGTTCGAGAAAAACCTCGGCAAAAGCACTCCACTGGAAATCGACCGCGGTCTGAACGCGCTGTGGAACAACGGCGGCATTCAGTACGCACCACCAGTGCGCTGA
- a CDS encoding amino acid ABC transporter permease, producing the protein MQNSIGAPKQRFSLSDPKVRAWLFQIITIVAVVSMGWYLFDNTQTNLQHRGITSGFDFLERSAGFGIAQHLIDYTESDSYARVFVIGLLNTLLVTFIGVILATILGFIVGVARLSKNWIIAKLATVYVEVFRNIPPLLQILFWYFAVFLTMPGPRNSHNFGDTFFVSARGLNMPAAKMAEGFWPFAVSVLVAIVAVVLMNRWANRRFEATGVPFHKFWTGLALMLVIPALCSLVFGAPVHWEKPELKGFNFVGGWVLIPELLALTLALTVYTAAFIAEIVRSGIKSVSHGQTEAAHSLGLRNGPTLRKVIIPQALRVIIPPLTSQYLNLAKNSSLAAGIGYPEMVSLFAGTVLNQTGQAIEVIAITMSVYLAISISISLLMNWYNKRIALIER; encoded by the coding sequence ATGCAAAATTCTATCGGCGCACCAAAGCAGAGGTTCAGCCTCAGCGATCCAAAAGTGCGTGCGTGGCTATTCCAGATCATCACCATCGTGGCGGTGGTCTCCATGGGCTGGTATCTGTTCGATAACACCCAGACCAACCTGCAGCACCGGGGCATCACCTCCGGCTTCGACTTTCTCGAGCGCAGTGCCGGTTTCGGCATCGCCCAGCACCTGATCGACTACACCGAATCGGACAGCTATGCCCGGGTGTTCGTCATCGGCTTGCTCAACACCCTGCTGGTGACTTTCATCGGCGTGATCCTGGCGACAATCCTCGGTTTCATCGTCGGCGTCGCGCGCCTGTCGAAGAACTGGATCATCGCCAAGCTGGCGACCGTCTATGTGGAAGTCTTCCGCAATATTCCGCCGCTGCTGCAGATCCTGTTCTGGTACTTCGCGGTATTCCTGACCATGCCGGGACCGCGCAACAGCCACAACTTCGGCGACACCTTCTTTGTCAGCGCCCGTGGCCTGAACATGCCAGCGGCGAAAATGGCTGAGGGATTCTGGCCGTTCGCCGTGAGCGTCCTGGTGGCGATCGTCGCTGTGGTGCTGATGAACCGCTGGGCTAACCGTCGCTTCGAAGCAACCGGTGTACCCTTCCACAAGTTCTGGACCGGCCTGGCGTTGATGCTGGTGATTCCGGCGTTGTGCTCCCTGGTGTTCGGCGCGCCGGTGCACTGGGAAAAACCGGAGCTCAAGGGTTTCAACTTCGTCGGTGGTTGGGTACTGATCCCGGAACTGCTGGCCCTGACCCTGGCCTTGACCGTGTACACCGCGGCGTTCATCGCCGAGATCGTGCGTTCCGGGATCAAGTCGGTGAGCCACGGCCAGACCGAGGCCGCTCACTCGTTGGGACTGCGCAACGGTCCGACGCTGCGCAAGGTGATCATCCCGCAAGCCCTGCGCGTGATCATTCCGCCGCTGACCAGCCAATACCTGAACCTGGCGAAAAACTCCTCGCTGGCAGCCGGTATCGGTTATCCGGAGATGGTCTCGTTGTTTGCCGGTACGGTGCTGAACCAGACCGGGCAGGCGATCGAGGTGATTGCCATCACCATGAGCGTGTACCTGGCGATCAGTATCAGCATTTCCCTGCTGATGAACTGGTACAACAAGCGCATTGCGCTGATCGAGCGGTAA
- a CDS encoding amino acid ABC transporter permease: MSTHTFKPDMPPPSSSIGIVAWMRANMFSSWLNTLLTLFAFYLIYLVVPPILQWAILDANWVGTTRADCTKEGACWVFIQQRFGQFMYGYYPPELRWRVDLTVWLAVLGVAPLFISRFPRKAIYGLSFLVLYPIIAWCLLHGGVFGLTQVATSQWGGLMLTLVIATVGIAGALPLGIVLALGRRSNMPAIRVVCVTFIEFWRGVPLITVLFMSSVMLPLFLPEGMNFDKLLRALIGVILFQSAYVAEVVRGGLQAIPKGQYEAAAAMGLGYWRSMGLVILPQALKLVIPGIVNTFIALFKDTSLVIIIGLFDLLNSVKQAAADPKWLGMATEGYVFAALVFWIFCFGMSRYSMHLERKLDTGHKR; this comes from the coding sequence ATGAGCACTCATACTTTCAAACCTGACATGCCACCGCCGAGCAGCAGCATCGGCATCGTGGCGTGGATGCGCGCAAACATGTTCTCCAGTTGGCTCAACACCCTGCTGACCCTGTTCGCGTTCTACCTGATCTACCTGGTCGTGCCGCCGATCCTGCAGTGGGCGATCCTTGACGCCAACTGGGTAGGCACCACTCGCGCCGACTGTACGAAGGAGGGCGCCTGCTGGGTGTTCATCCAGCAGCGCTTCGGCCAGTTCATGTACGGTTACTACCCGCCGGAACTGCGCTGGCGTGTCGACCTGACGGTGTGGCTGGCGGTACTCGGCGTGGCGCCGCTGTTCATCTCGCGTTTCCCGCGCAAAGCCATCTACGGCCTGAGCTTCCTGGTGCTCTACCCGATCATCGCCTGGTGCCTGTTGCACGGCGGCGTGTTCGGCCTGACACAAGTAGCGACCAGTCAGTGGGGCGGCCTGATGCTGACCCTGGTGATCGCCACCGTCGGCATTGCCGGCGCCTTGCCGCTGGGGATCGTCCTGGCGTTGGGGCGGCGCTCGAACATGCCGGCGATTCGCGTGGTCTGCGTGACCTTCATCGAGTTCTGGCGCGGCGTGCCGTTGATCACGGTGCTGTTCATGTCCTCGGTGATGCTGCCGCTGTTCCTGCCCGAAGGCATGAACTTCGACAAGCTGCTGCGGGCACTGATCGGGGTGATCCTGTTCCAGTCGGCCTACGTCGCCGAAGTGGTGCGTGGCGGTCTGCAGGCGATTCCAAAGGGCCAATACGAAGCGGCCGCGGCGATGGGCCTCGGTTACTGGCGCAGCATGGGCCTGGTGATTCTGCCGCAAGCCCTGAAGCTGGTGATTCCGGGCATCGTCAACACCTTCATCGCGCTGTTCAAGGACACCAGTCTGGTGATCATCATCGGGCTGTTCGACCTGCTCAACAGCGTCAAGCAAGCCGCCGCCGACCCCAAATGGCTGGGCATGGCCACTGAAGGCTACGTGTTCGCGGCCCTGGTGTTCTGGATTTTCTGTTTTGGTATGTCGCGCTATTCCATGCACTTGGAACGCAAGCTCGACACTGGCCACAAGCGCTGA
- a CDS encoding amino acid ABC transporter ATP-binding protein, which translates to MSEAIKQPSSPEGIIQMQGVNKWYGQFHVLKDINLNVKQGERIVLCGPSGSGKSTTIRCLNRLEEHQQGRIVVDGVELTNDLKQIETVRREVGMVFQHFNLFPHLTILQNCTLAPMWVRKMPKRKAEEIAMHYLERVRIPEQAHKYPGQLSGGQQQRVAIARALCMKPKIMLFDEPTSALDPEMVKEVLDTMIGLAEDGMTMLCVTHEMGFARTVANRVIFMDKGEIVEQAAPNDFFDNPQNDRTKLFLSQILH; encoded by the coding sequence ATGAGCGAAGCAATCAAGCAACCGTCCAGCCCTGAAGGCATCATCCAGATGCAGGGCGTGAACAAGTGGTACGGCCAGTTCCACGTGCTGAAAGACATCAACCTCAACGTCAAGCAGGGCGAGCGCATCGTCCTGTGTGGCCCGTCGGGTTCCGGCAAATCCACTACCATCCGTTGCCTTAACCGCCTGGAAGAGCACCAGCAGGGCCGCATCGTGGTCGATGGCGTGGAGCTGACCAACGACCTCAAGCAGATCGAAACGGTGCGTCGCGAAGTCGGCATGGTGTTCCAGCACTTCAACCTGTTCCCGCACCTGACCATCCTGCAGAACTGCACGCTGGCGCCAATGTGGGTGCGCAAGATGCCCAAGCGCAAGGCCGAGGAAATCGCCATGCACTACCTGGAGCGCGTGCGCATTCCGGAGCAGGCGCACAAGTACCCGGGGCAGCTGTCCGGTGGTCAGCAGCAGCGTGTGGCAATCGCCCGCGCATTGTGCATGAAGCCCAAAATCATGCTGTTTGACGAACCAACCTCGGCCCTCGATCCGGAGATGGTGAAGGAAGTACTGGACACCATGATCGGCCTGGCTGAAGACGGTATGACCATGCTCTGCGTGACCCACGAAATGGGCTTCGCCCGCACCGTGGCGAATCGAGTGATCTTCATGGACAAGGGTGAAATCGTCGAGCAGGCGGCACCGAACGACTTCTTCGACAACCCGCAGAACGACCGCACCAAACTGTTCCTGAGCCAGATCCTGCATTGA
- a CDS encoding FadR/GntR family transcriptional regulator, whose translation MSEISPLIKRSLVDQALEQLRLRISQGQWVVGQRLPTEPELCAELGISRNTVREAMRVLAFSGLIEIRQGDGSYVRAVVDPLDTLKALSRCSHEQARETRHILEVEAIGLAALRRTDDDLLALRQALEVSGGHYHGDLDSYIACDMAFHRLLVDAAHNPTLSELYRYFSSVVAAQLRETLNVIPRRQEVFDLHIDLLDAVEQRDPERAKAISRQLINEP comes from the coding sequence ATGTCTGAAATATCTCCGCTTATCAAACGCTCCCTGGTCGATCAGGCCCTCGAGCAACTGCGTCTGCGCATCAGTCAGGGCCAGTGGGTCGTGGGCCAGCGCCTGCCGACTGAGCCCGAGTTGTGCGCCGAACTTGGCATTAGTCGCAACACCGTGCGTGAAGCCATGCGAGTGCTGGCGTTTTCCGGATTGATCGAGATTCGCCAGGGCGATGGCAGCTACGTGCGCGCAGTGGTCGATCCGCTGGATACCCTGAAGGCCTTGTCCCGCTGTTCCCATGAGCAGGCCCGAGAGACCCGGCACATCCTCGAAGTCGAGGCCATCGGCCTGGCGGCGTTGCGGCGTACCGACGATGACCTGCTGGCCTTGCGCCAGGCACTTGAAGTCAGCGGTGGTCATTATCACGGTGACCTCGACAGTTACATTGCCTGCGATATGGCATTCCACCGGTTGCTGGTGGACGCCGCGCATAACCCCACCCTCAGCGAGCTGTATCGCTATTTCTCCAGCGTCGTCGCGGCACAGTTGCGCGAGACACTGAACGTTATCCCCAGGCGTCAGGAAGTGTTCGATCTGCATATCGACCTGCTCGATGCCGTCGAGCAGCGCGACCCGGAACGGGCGAAAGCCATTTCCCGGCAGTTGATCAATGAACCCTGA
- a CDS encoding CynX/NimT family MFS transporter yields MNPDTESLMSNHSETLAPKRSAELEELLIDAEADDEQVQTSPPSLRRPWLLLLGLVLVALNLRPALSSMAPLLSEVSHALGLSAAKAGLLTTLPVLCLGLFAPLAPVLARRFGAERVVLGILLTLAGGIILRSSFGEVGLFAGSVLAGASIGVIGVLLPGIVKRDFAKHAGTMTGVYTMALCLGAAMAAGASVPLSEHFDQGWTAGLGFWVIPALLAAVFWLPQVGPKHGAHNVAYRVRGLLRDPLAWQVTLYMGLQSSLAYIVFGWLPSILIGRGLTPTQAGLVLSGSVIVQLASSLAAPWLATRGKDQRPAIVLVMLMTLGGLFGCLYAPIEGLWGWAILLGLGQGATFALALTLIVLRSRDSHVAANLSSMAQGFGYTLASMGPFAVGLVHDWTGGWGAVGWIFGVIGLGAIIAGLGAGRARYVQVESERV; encoded by the coding sequence ATGAACCCTGATACCGAGAGCCTTATGTCCAACCACTCTGAAACCCTTGCACCGAAGCGCTCGGCAGAGCTTGAAGAACTGCTGATCGATGCCGAGGCCGACGACGAGCAGGTCCAGACCAGTCCCCCGTCGTTGCGCCGTCCGTGGCTGCTGTTGCTGGGCCTGGTCCTGGTGGCGCTGAACCTGCGCCCGGCGCTGTCGAGCATGGCGCCATTGCTCAGTGAGGTGTCCCACGCGCTTGGCCTTTCGGCTGCCAAGGCCGGTTTGTTGACCACCTTGCCGGTGCTCTGCCTGGGGCTGTTTGCACCGCTGGCGCCGGTCCTGGCGCGGCGTTTTGGTGCCGAGCGCGTGGTGCTGGGGATTCTGCTGACGCTGGCCGGCGGGATTATCCTGCGCAGTTCGTTCGGTGAAGTCGGGCTGTTTGCCGGGAGCGTCCTCGCCGGTGCCAGCATCGGTGTGATCGGCGTATTGCTACCGGGGATCGTCAAGCGCGACTTCGCCAAGCATGCCGGGACCATGACCGGGGTCTACACCATGGCCCTTTGCCTGGGCGCGGCCATGGCGGCGGGCGCCAGCGTGCCGTTGAGCGAGCATTTTGACCAGGGATGGACGGCGGGTCTGGGCTTCTGGGTCATTCCGGCGTTGCTCGCGGCGGTGTTCTGGTTGCCGCAAGTTGGGCCCAAGCACGGCGCGCACAATGTCGCGTACCGGGTTCGCGGCTTGCTGCGCGACCCGTTGGCCTGGCAAGTGACGCTGTACATGGGGCTGCAGTCCTCGCTGGCCTACATTGTGTTCGGCTGGTTGCCATCGATCCTGATCGGTCGCGGCCTGACGCCAACCCAGGCCGGGCTGGTGTTGTCCGGCTCGGTGATCGTGCAACTCGCCAGTTCGCTGGCGGCACCCTGGCTGGCCACGCGGGGCAAGGATCAGCGTCCGGCCATTGTGCTGGTGATGCTGATGACCCTGGGCGGCTTGTTCGGCTGTCTGTACGCGCCGATCGAAGGTTTGTGGGGCTGGGCGATCCTGTTGGGCCTGGGGCAGGGCGCGACGTTCGCCCTGGCCTTGACCCTGATCGTCCTGCGCTCGCGCGACTCCCACGTGGCGGCCAACCTGTCGAGCATGGCCCAGGGATTCGGTTACACCCTGGCGTCGATGGGGCCGTTCGCGGTCGGCCTGGTGCATGACTGGACCGGCGGCTGGGGTGCCGTCGGCTGGATCTTCGGGGTGATTGGCCTAGGGGCGATTATCGCCGGGTTGGGAGCGGGCCGAGCGCGCTACGTGCAGGTTGAGAGCGAACGGGTCTGA
- a CDS encoding nuclear transport factor 2 family protein yields the protein MSEANRALITTFYQAFQRLDAEAMAACYCDDVLFSDPAFGELRGRDAGDMWRMLTTRAKDFSLTFDSVQADERAGSAHWVATYLFSQTGNTVVNDIHARFVFRDGKICEHHDAFSLWRWSRQALGFKGLLLGWTPLVGNAVRGQALKGLKAFQAGR from the coding sequence ATGAGCGAAGCCAACCGCGCGTTGATCACCACGTTCTACCAAGCCTTCCAGCGCCTGGATGCCGAGGCCATGGCGGCCTGCTACTGCGACGATGTGTTGTTCAGCGATCCGGCCTTTGGCGAGCTGCGTGGCCGTGATGCCGGCGACATGTGGCGCATGCTCACCACCCGGGCCAAGGACTTCTCGCTGACCTTCGACAGTGTTCAGGCCGACGAGCGCGCAGGCAGCGCCCATTGGGTCGCCACCTACCTGTTCAGCCAGACCGGCAACACTGTGGTCAACGACATACACGCGCGCTTCGTGTTTCGCGACGGCAAGATTTGCGAGCACCATGACGCCTTCAGTCTGTGGCGCTGGTCGCGTCAGGCATTGGGTTTCAAAGGCCTGCTGCTGGGGTGGACACCGCTGGTGGGCAACGCAGTGCGCGGTCAGGCGTTGAAGGGGCTGAAGGCATTTCAGGCCGGTCGCTGA
- a CDS encoding GIY-YIG nuclease family protein — protein sequence MTTLSESTVDVDTPASKTWFVYLVRAANGSLYCGISDDPERRFAKHQSGKGARFFLSSPAVALVYTERCRDKSDALRQERLIKKLRKSAKECLVASAVTGPSI from the coding sequence GTGACCACCCTCAGCGAAAGCACTGTCGACGTCGACACTCCGGCAAGCAAAACCTGGTTTGTCTACCTCGTGCGTGCCGCCAATGGTTCGCTCTATTGCGGGATCAGTGATGATCCCGAGCGTCGTTTCGCCAAGCACCAGAGCGGCAAGGGAGCACGTTTCTTTCTCTCCAGCCCGGCGGTGGCGCTGGTCTACACCGAGCGCTGTCGTGACAAGAGCGATGCACTGCGTCAGGAACGGTTGATCAAAAAGCTCAGAAAGAGTGCCAAAGAGTGCCTGGTGGCCAGCGCAGTGACAGGCCCATCAATCTGA